A genomic window from Lycium barbarum isolate Lr01 chromosome 4, ASM1917538v2, whole genome shotgun sequence includes:
- the LOC132635146 gene encoding uncharacterized protein LOC132635146 encodes MGDNKALNTSKQKKTDSEIPPNHAKHSKFYNHFLFKASLLVIFIVVLPLFTSEAPDFINQTLQTRSWEVLQLIFVGIAVSYGLFSKKSDETDKEHSSKFDNAQSYVSGLLQVSSVFDDEAESHDENKVRTWNNQYHRGDNPVVVVAKEPHGLNEQRAINSRIGEKPLLLPIRSLKSRVLDDKVEESNEISSNSGSLNKSRNGDFVVSSPKKLVDNIEENFVRPSPIPWRSRSARNMEVKEDDENNHSHYPELNKIEPFSLRSQSFRSPRPNNNSTSSLPRTLSPSQPFSSSRKLSPSLSISAESQSKIVNEDVVTKKSFRRSTPPPPPPPPPPPHLFYKNSPLMKSSSSITNDNVISSEKELRRSIRSVPMEPTGAEKFLRPFIGSSRAKEYGEEFISPKHDETFRGSTDKMMHESYNFASKPRVMEFPNEEKKEYVEKFLVESDQEDSDNESEDYDYFEENSEKNEFGTQSDEGPDVDKKADEFIAKFREQIRLQRIESIRRTAGQSARNLVT; translated from the coding sequence ATGGGAGATAACAAAGCTCTTAACACCTCCAAACAAAAGAAAACAGACTCTGAAATTCCACCAAACCATGCAAAACATAGTAAGTTTTATAATCATTTTCTTTTCAAAGCTTCACTTCTTGTGATTTTTATAGTTGTACTTCCACTTTTCACCTCAGAAGCTCCTGATTTCATTAACCAAACTCTTCAAACAAGAAGTTGGGAAGTTCTTCAGCTAATATTTGTTGGCATAGCTGTTTCATATGGACTTTTTAGCAAAAAAAGTGATGAAACAGACAAGGAACATAGCTCAAAGTTTGATAATGCTCAATCATATGTATCTGGATTACTTCAGGTTTCATCTGTTTTTGATGATGAGGCTGAAAGTCATGATGAAAACAAAGTTCGGACTTGGAATAATCAGTACCATAGAGGTGACAATCCTGTTGTAGTAGTTGCTAAAGAACCCCATGGTCTTAATGAACAGAGAGCTATTAATTCGAGAATTGGCGAAAAGCCTTTGCTTTTGCCAATTCGAAGCTTGAAATCTCGTGTTCTTGATGATAAAGTGGAAGAATCTAATGAAATTAGTTCAAATTCTGGTTCTTTAAACAAATCAAGAAATGGGGATTTTGTAGTGTCAAGTCCTAAGAAATTAGTGGACAACATAGAGGAAAATTTTGTCCGTCCATCGCCTATCCCATGGCGATCAAGATCAGCAAGAAACATGGAGGTGAAAGAAGATGATGAGAATAATCATTCCCACTACCCTGAACTTAACAAGATTGAACCATTTTCTTTAAGGTCTCAATCTTTTAGATCACCTAGGCCTAATAATAACTCAACTTCCTCTTTACCAAGAACTCTTTCTCCTTCACAACCTTTTTCATCATCAAGAAAATTGTCCCCTTCATTGTCCATTTCAGCAGAATCGCAATCCAAGATTGTTAATGAAGATGTAGTGACAAAGAAAAGTTTTCGCAGATCGACTCCTCCTCCACCCCCTCCACCCCCACCACCACCACACTTGTTCTACAAGAATTCTCCTTTGATGAAATCAAGCTCTAGTATTACAAACGACAATGTAATTTCTTCTGAGAAAGAACTTAGGAGAAGCATTAGGAGTGTGCCAATGGAACCGACAGGCGCGGAAAAATTCCTAAGGCCATTCATAGGGAGTTCAAGAGCAAAAGAATATGGGGAAGAATTCATAAGCCCTAAACATGACGAGACTTTTAGAGGATCAACTGACAAAATGATGCATGAAAGTTACAACTTTGCATCAAAGCCAAGAGTTATGGAATTTCCAAATGAAGAGAAGAAAGAATATGTTGAGAAATTCCTTGTGGAAAGTGATCAGGAGGATTCAGATAATGAGAGTGAAGATTATGATTATTTCGAAGAAAACTCGGAGAAAAATGAATTTGGAACTCAGAGTGATGAGGGACCAGATGTTGACAAGAAAGCTGATGAGTTTATAGCAAAGTTTAGGGAGCAAATTAGGCTTCAGAGAATTGAATCCATCAGAAGAACAGCTGGGCAATCTGCTAGAAACCTTGTAACATAA